From the Pieris napi chromosome 20, ilPieNapi1.2, whole genome shotgun sequence genome, one window contains:
- the LOC125059795 gene encoding protein lethal(2)essential for life-like — translation MSLIPHFFDERPLRLMEREIFSPSMIPNFHQTLVPHNFLRNSPFRQWEDMYRQMEELTSVMNQMAMEGTKISSDSEKFQVNVDVQHFAPEEISVKVVDKHVTVEGKHEEKQDEHGYVSRRFIRRYPLPEGCLPDTVQSKLSTDGVLTITAPKVLAMPSTGERIVPITPTGPIKKQIGSPNDEPSKVEEN, via the coding sequence ATGTCTTTGATTCCGCACTTTTTCGACGAGAGACCTCTAAGACTCATGGAAAGGGAAATATTTTCGCCAAGCATGATCCCAAACTTCCACCAGACACTCGTTCCTCATAATTTCTTGCGGAATTCTCCATTCCGGCAATGGGAAGATATGTACAGACAGATGGAGGAGCTCACGTCTGTTATGAATCAAATGGCGATGGAAGGTACCAAGATATCTTCAGATTCAGAGAAGTTCCAGGTCAATGTAGACGTCCAACACTTTGCCCCTGAGGAAATTTCAGTGAAGGTCGTCGACAAACATGTTACTGTTGAAGGCAAGCACGAAGAGAAGCAGGACGAACATGGCTACGTTTCCCGGCGGTTCATCCGTAGATATCCTTTACCTGAAGGATGTTTACCAGACACTGTGCAGTCTAAATTATCCACTGATGGTGTATTAACAATCACAGCTCCAAAGGTCTTGGCTATGCCTTCAACTGGCGAAAGAATTGTACCAATCACACCAACGGGACCCATCAAAAAACAAATTGGATCACCTAATGATGAACCATCGAAGGttgaagaaaattaa
- the LOC125060044 gene encoding protein lethal(2)essential for life-like isoform X1, whose product MSIHPFFMDFERPRTRQHLMDQHFGLGLTPNDYLTIVAVPQTNNNYNRPWRNLRALNLDEGSTIKNEKNKFQINVDVQHFAPEDISVKTADGFLVVEAKHEERQDEHGFISRGFTRRYQLPEGIEESAVISKLSSDGVLTITAPLKAPPKGSNERIVPIVQTGPVKKQLEGVKTE is encoded by the coding sequence ATGTCTATTCATCCGTTCTTCATGGATTTTGAGCGTCCTAGAACACGACAACACTTAATGGATCAACATTTCGGGTTAGGACTGACGCCGAATGATTATTTGACGATTGTGGCTGTGCCGCAAACGAACAATAACTACAACAGACCATGGCGAAATCTAAGGGCATTAAACCTGGATGAAGGATCTACAATTAAAAACGAAAAGAACAAGTTTCAAATCAATGTGGATGTTCAGCACTTCGCTCCCGAAGACATTTCTGTGAAAACTGCTGATGGGTTTTTAGTTGTTGAAGCCAAGCACGAAGAGAGGCAGGATGAACACGGATTCATTTCACGAGGCTTTACAAGACGCTATCAACTACCAGAAGGTATTGAGGAGTCTGCTGTGATCTCTAAGCTGTCCTCGGATGGTGTGCTTACCATCACAGCTCCATTGAAAGCACCACCAAAGGGTTCGAATGAGAGAATTGTTCCAATTGTGCAGACCGGGCCGGTGAAGAAGCAGCTTGAAGGTGTTAAGACTGAGTAG